GAGGTTTCCTCCAGGTGATCGATTCCCGCCAGGTGACCGCTTTCCTCCAGGTGACCGCTTCCCTCCAGGACCAAGACCCGATTATGGtggtaggtttttttttttaattttgttcaaaattaaGTAAATAACACAAAACATCGAACATACACAACACTAGACACATTACATACTTAACCTGAAAAAGCACTAAGAATCGTGCCAACATTGTAAAGCACCCCGCATTTGTCACACTTACAGGTGATCCTTTCCCTGGTAGCTATCCACCGACGGATAGGTACCCTGGACCGACTGAACGTTATCCAATGGGCCCTGTTACAGATCGGTATCCTCCCGATTTTGATAGTAGATACCCACCAGTATACGACAACAGATTTCCAGGAAATCGCTACGGGCCAACAGATCGGTACCCGGATCGTGAACCTGACATGTTCCCTGGCCATCCCATGCGCTATCCTCCTCCGCCTCCTCCAGATTCTAGATATCCTCCCGATTCCAGATACCCTCCTACACCCGATTCAAGATACCCTTCTGACCCAAGGTATCCCGTAGATTCCAGATACCCCACAGACACGCGCTACCCATCCGATCCTCGGTATCCACCCGATTCACGATACCCACCTGACTCACGCTACCCATCCGATTCACGATACCCACCTGCTGACTCTCGCTATCCCCCTGTTCCAACTCCCGACTCGAGATATCCGCCACCGGTTCGACCAGATTCGCGCTATCCCAGCGGTCCTCCACCCGACTCTCGATATCCATTGGCACCTACCGGCACACGCTATCCCCCTGCCCAGTACATGCCCCATATGTATCCCGACTACCAACCGGGATATCCACCTCCACCGAGAACCCCTCCAAACCGTGGTTACACCACTGACCGCTATCCACCACCATTGATACCGATCGAAAACAATCGTTATCCAGCACCAGAAACACGATATCCCATGGAACCCATACCAGCACAGGGTCGGTATCCGACCTCACCAAACGTGTCACCATTCCACAAGTACATGAATCGTCGACCCGGTAATGAATCGTTCTCTATGTTATAGTAACTAATTAAATGTGTACCATTGTTGTAACCAAATAAGTCCAAACTAATCAAATACATAATTCAACAATTGTCAGAATACGACCCTTACATGCCCTCCTACGGCCCCGATCATGGCTACGCCCCGTACTACCCACCGTCAGGCTCGGGACGCATCCCACCCCCGATGCCAGTGCCAGCGTTCCCAGAGCGCGATCGAGGCTACCGACGGCCGGGAATGCCGGACACCCCTAGCTATCCGTTCGAGGTTCCCTACGGACCGTCCAGCTCCGGATACGATAACACCCTCGGTGGAGGCGACGGATTTGGTGGCTTTGGTCCGCAGCGTCCGTACGAAACCCGCTGCGATGGATCGGACAGCTTCAAGCAGATGGCTTCCAAGCGCAAGATGCGAAAACAGTACATCCGACGGGTCATCAACGCACCCTCACTTGGCATCTGCCAGCAGGAGTGTGTCTCGGCGCGGGACTTCATGTGCCGTAGTTTCAACTACCGCGACTCGGCTCCCTACGAGACGGAGGGCAACTGCGAGATGAGTGATCGCGACTCGCGGGATTTGGATATTCCCACCAGTCAGATGTTCGAATCGGACAGTTCGGATTATTACGAGCGATCTGTCGGCCGAGCGGGTGGTCAGGACGAGTGCTTAGATGGTACGTTTTAGATGAACTTGTTGGGGAGGCTTTGTGTGTAGACGCTTTTGGTTTTGCAGTTGGACAAATATGTAACGAGGATGGAATGGAATTCACGCTGAGAACGCCTGAGGGATTTGTGGGTCGCATCTATGCGTACGGATTCTATGATCGATGTTTCTTCCGTGGAAATGGAGGCACAGTCAACGTTCTGAGAATAAGTGGCCCCCAGGGCTACCCCGAGTGTGGCACCCAAAGGGTACTATTGCGCATTCCTATATAGGGTGAAATAAGATGGAATAAATCGTATCAATACATTTCAGTACGGAGATACCATGACCAACATTATCGTGGTGCAGTTCTCAGATAATGTGCAAACGGGTAGGGATAAACGATTCAATTTGACGTGTATGTTCCGCGGTCCTGGAGAGGCTGTGGTTACTTCCGGATATATTGGAGCCGGGTAAGTTGAATGTTCTCCAGACAGGAAGTAATGATCACACAATGCATGTAAATAGTACAAAACAATGCATGCAAAATATCATAGTAAACTTACATTAGCGATAGTAGCATAGCTACTAACAACTTCCAAGCCACAAACCTTTGGCTATTTAATTTTGTAACGCACGACGAATCGATCACTCGAATCCCTCACTTGCGCTACAAGATCGAATACGGCAAAGGAACTTGATTTCCCTATTCTGAAACATAGTTTCAACGAAATTGACAGATCTGGCAGTCCAATACCGATCGAGTATCTTCCGGCCGAGAATTCAATGAGCAACAAAGTACGGCTTATGATTCTCTACCAAGGACGACCCACGACGACGATCGCCGTTGGCGATCCGCTAACCTTCCGACTAGAGTCGCAAGATGGCTACAGCCATGCGACAGATATCTTTGCTACGAACGTTGTCGCTCGCGATCCCTACTCGGGAAGAAGTGTTCAGTTGATCGATAATTACGGGTAACCTCTAATCGCGTAAGTAGTGTTGGGTTATGGTGCCTTATTTCTTCGGTACTTGTAGGTGTCCGGTGGACAATTTGGTTTTCCCAGAACTGGGAAGATCGCGTGACAATGACGCACTAGAGGCCAGGTTTAATGCCTTCAAAATACCGGAATCAAACTTTTTGGTATTTGAAGCAACCGTGCGAACTTGTCGTGGAGGTTGCCAGCCGGTAACAGTTTGTTCGATAATTCCCTTGAAAGCCATCCTTCACGCTGATTTGTTTCTAGGCTTACTGCCCAGGACCGAGCGGACGCTCGGAACCATCGTTCGGAAGGCGGAAACGATCTGTTTCTGAAGAGTCTACCGAGTTCGATGGAACTGCAGAACCTTTGGTTGGAGATAGCATAGAAAATGATGATGAAGTTGCTATTGTCAATGGTACTCTTATGAACGATAACAGGACTGATAAAAATAGCACAAACGCAGGAGACGAGACTAGCGCGAACGATCTTGATTCCAACGGCAATGAGATGCCGGAACATGTACGGGAAATGATTGAGGTAAACTATTCATTGAACTCATTTCCTAGCTTCCGATCAAAAAGTAATTAAAAGTCCCGTGCCCTTCATACGCTACAGGTATTCCAGTCACGCGAAGAAATGCAGCAGGATACAGTGGCTAGGAAGATGGTAGCCCCACAGGAAGCCGTCTGTCTGACCAACTCGGAATATTACGGCCTGCTGAGCGCGCTTATTCTGCTTATGATTCTGTTAGTTAGTATCACATTCGCATCGGGGCTGGCCTATCGACGCTActggaaaatatttttgaaaaatcgatcGCTAGATCGAACATCCCCAGTTAATTCATTCACACCTTCGGCTTTGCACAACGTTTCCGGGAGTCAGTTCCACGCATCGGGTAGAGGTAATTCAACCTCTTCACGATGCGATGCTCGGACGCCCGGATTATCCCTCTTTGGCACCGGACTGCAGAAAACCTTCGCCACGGGGTAAGTCATTGTGTTTCGAAACAATCCCAAATTCTGAACATCACCCCACTTCCAGCAACTTATCTCGGATGTGTCAAATTCCTGTGATGAATCCAATGTCGAGATCGAATGGCTCCAAAAATGAATTTGATGACCCCAGCGAACCGATTTACACTGACCCGTCCCTCTTCGAACGCTCCAGGTAAGTTGAGAGAGTAAtccttcattcaaaattttggcCCAAAAACAACTGCATTCTAAAATCTTCCCTCCTTCCGCTTTTATAATTGCAGAATATAAACCACTTTGAACCCCTTTTTCAGATCACTGCGCAGCATCGCTGTTGACCAAACAGACGCCCACAatgtttgaaaatgaaatggaaaaaatatctagtgatgtaaacaaaaaaaaacagtaatgACGATGTCTCTGATGATAGTTTCTAGGCTAATATTTTAGAAGAATAAACAGCAACAATAAAACATTAATAAGACAAGTGAGAGGGGGCTCATACATAGAAAAACTGTGATGGCTACGATAATAGCAAGGGACCAAAGAAATtggttgaattgaaaaatttgctCTGCCCAATTTGTGAATACACTTTCCGATCGCCCCCATGAAGGGCGAAAGGTCAATTTTGAAACAGTTAGAAACCAAAGACAAGACAAGTTTGGTTTGACATCTCTGGCGTGTGTGTGTCTGTACAATCGTCGAATCTCTTCTTAATTTATTCGCTAAAGTTTAAGTAATTAGGGCGCATCTAGTGGTAAGATAATCATTTAGAGTTATAATGCTGAACAATTTACACTATGAGACCATAACGTACGAATCTAATCTAAACAGTTAGCAGTAATAGTAATATTTTTCGCCCGATACACGGCTGAGATAGATGAGTGTTGAAGAATATATTACTCGTAAGACAATTATATCtaatcaaattgaatttttcccaTAAGCGATGGCAATCACACGATGCTTACTGTCGCGTGTCTGGGTGATTAGGACTACTCTAAAATAAAACATGCATATCAAATAGCATTGAACTTTGAACGTGTTTCATAACTGAAAGAAATGTAAATCATCGCTCATCTCCAAAGATGCACGTTTGATAGCTAATCGTTGAACAAGAAGCTAATTTGTAGCAGAACTTTCTTCGcgtatatttcataatgtcaCGAACGAACGTTCCGCGGTCCTGGAGAGGCTGTGGTTACTTCCGGATATATTGGAGCCGGGTAAGTTGAATGTTCTCCAGACAGGAAGTAATGATCACACAATGCATGTAAATAGTACAAAACAATGCATGCAAAATATCATAGTAAACTTACATTAGCGATAGTAGCATAGCTACTAACAACTTCCAAGCCACAAACCTTTGGCTATTTAATTTTGTAACGCACGACGAATCGATCACTCGAATCCCTCACTTGCGCTACAAGATCGAATACGGCAAAGGAACTTGATTTCCCTATTCTGAAACATAGTTTCAACGAAATTGACAGATCTGGCAGTCCAATACCGATCGAGTATCTTCCGGCCGAGAATTCAATGAGCAACAAAGTACGGCTTATGATTCTCTACCAAGGACGACCCACGACGACGATCGCCGTTGGCGATCCGCTAACCTTCCGACTAGAGTCGCAAGATGGCTACAGCCATGCGACAGATATCTTTGCTACGAACGTTGTCGCTCGCGATCCCTACTCGGGAAGAAGTGTTCAGTTGATCGATAATTACGGGTAACCTCTAATCGCGTAAGTAGTGTTGGGTTATGGTGCCTTATTTCTTCGGTACTTGTAGGTGTCCGGTGGACAATTTGGTTTTCCCAGAACTGGGAAGATCGCGTGACAATGACGCACTAGAGGCCAGGTTTAATGCCTTCAAAATACCGGAATCAAACTTTTTGGTATTTGAAGCAACCGTGCGAACTTGTCGTGGAGGTTGCCAGCCGGTAACAGTTTGTTCGATAATTCCCTTGAAAGCCATCCTTCACGCTGATTTGTTTCTAGGCTTACTGCCCAGGACCGAGCGGACGCTCGGAACCATCGTTCGGAAGGCGGAAACGATCTGTTTCTGAAGAGTCTACCGAGTTCGATGGAACTGCAGAACCTTTGGTTGGAGATAGCATAGAAAATGATGATGAAGTTGCTATTGTCAATGGTACTCTTATGAACGATAACAGGACTGATAAAAATAGCACAAACGCAGGAGACGAGACTAGCGCGAACGATCTTGATTCCAACGGCAATGAGATGCCGGAACATGTACGGGAAATGATTGAGGTAAACTATTCATTGAACTCATTTCCTAGcttcggatcaaaaagtaattaaAAGTCCCGTGCCCTTCATACGCTACAGGTATTCCAGTCACGCGAAGAAATGCAGCAGGATACAGTGGCTAGGAAGATGGTAGCCCCACAGGAAGCCGTCTGTCTGACCAACTCGGAATATTACGGCCTGCTGAGCGCGCTTATTCTGCTTATGATTCTGTTAGTTAGTATCACATTCGCATCGGGGCTGGCCTATCGACGCTActggaaaatatttttgaaaaatcgatcGCTAGATCGAACATCCCCAGTTAATTCATTCACACCTTCGGCTTTGCACAACGTTTCCGGGAGTCAGTTCCACGCATCGGGTAGAGGTAATTCAACCTCTTCACGATGCGATGCTCGGACGCCCGGATTATCCCTCTTTGGCACCGGACTGCAGAAAACCTTCGCCACGGGGTAAGTCATTGTGTTTCGAAACAATCCCAAATTCTGAACATCACCCCACTTCCAGCAACTTATCTCGGATGTGTCAAATTCCTGTGATGAATCCAATGTCGAGATCGAATGGCTCCAAAAATGAATTTGATGACCCCAGCGAACCGATTTACACTGACCCGTCCCTCTTCGAACGCTCCAGGTAAGTTGAGAGAGTAAtccttcattcaaaattttggcCCAAAAACAACTGCATTCTAAAATCTTCCCTCCTTCCGCTTTTATAATTGCAGAATATAAACCACTTTGAACCCCTTTTTCAGATCACTGCGCAGCATCGCTGTTGACCAAACAGACGCCCACAatgtttgaaaatgaaatggaaaaaatatctagtgatgtaaacaaaaaaaaacagtaatgACGATGTCTCTGATGATAGTTTCTAGGCTAATATTTTAGAAGAATAAACAGCAACAATAAAACATTAATAAGACAAGTGAGAGGGGGCTCATACATAGAAAAACTGTGATGGCTACGATAATAGCAAGGGACCAAAGAAATtggttgaattgaaaaatttgctCTGCCCAATTTGTGAATACACTTTCCGATCGCCCCCATGAAGGGCGAAAGGTCAATTTTGAAACAGTTAGAAACCAAAGACAAGACAAGTTTGGTTTGACATCTCTGGCGTGTGTGTGTCTGTACAATCGTCGAATCTCTTCTTAATTTATTCGCTAAAGTTTAAGTAATTAGGGCGCATCTAGTGGTAAGATAATCATTTAGAGTTATAATGCTGAACAATTTACACTATGAGACCATAACGTACGAATCTAATCTAAACAGTTAGCAGTAATAGTAATATTTTTCGCCCGATACACGGCTGAGATAGATGAGTGTTGAAGAATATATTACTCGTAAGACAATTATATCtaatcaaattgaatttttcccaTAAGCGATGGCAATCACACGATGCTTACTGTCGCGTGTCTGGGTGATTAGGACTACTCTAAAATAAAACATGCATATCAAATAGCATTGAACTTTGAACGTGTTTCATAACTGAAAGAAATGTAAATCATCGCTCATCTCCAAAGATGCACGTTTGATAGCTAATCGTTGAACAAGAAGCTAATTTGTAGCAGAACTTTCTTCGcgtatatttcataatgtcaCGAACGTCACGCagcagaaattgctctctccaCTGCCTGGCATCATAATGTGCAAATCGATATCATTTGTCGGTCTCAAGTGAAGTAAGAAACTAGTGCTTGGTGGATTACTTTTCGGAAAAGTAATTGTTGTAACGGAATGAACTTCAAGATACTATCTATTTTTCTGATGGTGAATTATGCCGTTTCGATTGAACCGGTCGATTCCCTTATTGTGCGGAATGCGAAGGTGAGTATTTTGTTTTCCAATGATGCATTGACGCACAAAAAGAGTACTGTACAATTGAACTTTCGTGAGAAAATACTAAGTTAACGTTGTCGAGAAATCAACAAATGTGTATGTTAAAATGTGTTAGATTTAGTTCAAATATGTTCCGTTTCGTTAGATTTTATTAATATAAACCCTTTCTTATGGAAACTGTCGTGTTGTGTAGTctagcgttgtcctgatggaacacattTCTTCCATtgatatacagggtctttcagatgaaacgctcacgcaaaaaaatcgaacagcgccttatttttttttcgctccgtcgatggtaacattgCATGCCCCACTTTAGGACGAttatattcggctactcgttcagtctgctCGGATGGTTTTTAATGACAAGATGTATAATTAACAAGAACgtatatttttagtgaaatcgtattactcgagcaaccgaagccttaataaaACTTTGTcatcttatggtaagaatttcaacatttctctgcGTCGATTACTACCTCTGgcggtacgtgaaggaccgttgcaaTGTTAAAAaggccacaaaatttggaggaacttaaagaggAAATAAATCGGATTTTGAATAGCTTCGATGTCGtgatgttagagttgtgcatgaagaattttgttcaccgtttaaaactcgttatcgaaaaaggggtggtcacatcgaaaatgtcctaaaataagctttatttctggttttaaaaataaaaatcgggtAGAAAACATTCTAATCTACAATTGTTAtgtatcggctgtattatttcgtgaGGCTTACTGACCAATTCAATACTTTGATTGATCAATTGAACACTGTTcacaaaataattcttgaatttTTCCGCTATCATTTGTTCTGAATGTTCTTCTGAACCTTCGAAAGTTTTGGACCGCGATAAACTATTCTTAGTGTTAAgtaaatttttcaatattttccataactccttaCTGTTATTCTGATGttgatcgattttcctctgaatatattcacatctagtctttttcaaggcttgtGAATACATGTTCCTCGCGGAGGTGCACCTATACCAATAATTCTCTAAATTACTTCTACGAAACTTCACGTACTGTTTATCTCTTTTACGTTTGAGACGTGAGAGTGAtaaagagtaccagctgttcgtatttttcaaatcgatttgtttttcaataacTAAGCAATGTTAATGTACAcactttcaataaattagtgAGAACAGCTGCCTTCAAATCCAAATTGTCAGTTATTGCAAAAGAATCGAGATTACTCGCGACTAGATGAGACAGTGCTTCTTTTGAATATTTGTTCCAGCACttgattttaacattattttcTTCACGTTCACTCTGTTCATTCTCAATataaacgaaaattgtctcatgTTCCTTAATTTTAAATTTGGTCTCTATCAAAGAATGAACTGTGTTAAAATTAGTGAAAATTTGATCTATCAAAGTTCTACTGTGTCTAGTAATTCTAGGTTCATCGGAAACAGTCTGTTTCAAGAAAATCAGAGAGTTGTTTCAGTTGTTTCGAGTTCTGCACGTTGAGCCAATCAATGTTGAAATCACCAGCAGTAATATTTAATTTGCTACTATCGAGGAAATTTTCCCAccagttttccaaaatttcaaaaaatcgcaGGTCACTAGAACTGGTGAATGatataaaattccaaaatttcccatctgcaaacccctttcaactgaaattgccaagaaccaattattttcaacagattcgtttatccgaaaattgaatttaatcgaTTCTTTTGCGTAAATAGCAACTCCTCCAGTATGTCTGGAGTGTGATAGGCAAAAAGCAACTTTGTAACCCGGGATATTATATTGATGAATTCTCTTCAACAATATGAGTTTCTGAGAGAAAGACTAACCGTGGACGGAAGTTTTCTACGACATGTCGCATTGCAACGTAATTCGTAGAAAGTCCAGCTATATTGAAGTATATTAATTCTAGCTTCCTGTCACATTTTCTTTTCTTGAGTTGCTATTTAGTAGGAAAAATGTTGCTTTTATTTTatctgccgttggcttagtaatcattcgtttatattgattaaattattgattgaatgaaacaatttccgaattccattgaATTAAACATATTAGCTTTATaagtaaaaaatttgaacaaataccaTGGGTAGGGGGAAATcaaggtaaaaccgacaccctaaggatttccacatatttccGAGACCTCCCTTGTTTCTCCAAATCGTTACAGAACTTTCTTCAAATGTACatgaaccattctacagtatctgttgatcaatttttgagtggaactcgaattttgataaaaaaaaacaaaaattgatgtttttaggTGACATAAATGGGAGTGCGGTTGAGATCGACACTCTgtcgggtaaaaccgacacctttaaataaacgaatgaaaacatgttacaataatttcaaacCATTAAGAGGGTATCTATATATTATGTGGACACTTTAAGTGAAGAGTGGGGAAATAGTTGCAAATTGTATGTGATTGGATTGTTCAACTTCAAATGATGAAAAAGCAAACAAATTCATGTAATTTAACTGCAAGAAAAAGATGTTCTGCTTCTGGTCCAGAGTACACACGAGATTTTTGATCCCAGCGTAGATGAGCATCCACGTGAGATGTGCCGATGGGCGATGAACGAAGGGATACCATGAGTTCTGTCAGACCTTTTTGTTGGCATGCCCgattcaacgttggttttggcTGTTTTATCAGTCCAGTTCTGTCGTTTTTTCTTCCAAATATATACACGAGGCATCTTCAAAAGTAAGAACGCATTTTTCCTGTCAGTGAAACACAAACCGGGCGTCGGTATTACCCTTACTGAAGGTGTTGGTGTTACCCCGAATGGaatcgaaatttcaaaacaatggtttcgagcatcgacaagcaacaaaaccacctaccgtctcacaaaatgcactgaacaatgatctaagATAAATTAAGCTCAATAAAGTTCCGACTAAAACACTTAAATTCCTCTGGCTAAATTTTACACGGACTTACTCCTGTTTGCTAACCGGTTCTgtattgttgtttgttttgacagcaaagcGACTTCCGTAGCTGCAGGGTGACTAGAAACAAaagaaatgacaagtgtgtacaggggacatcggaaaattttcaaaaaattgcttcTAACTGAAGAAAACAGGAGTGTCGGTTTAGTATCTAAATTATGGTTTTCCCAGGctcctcagtttagaagtacgtgttagggaaacatattccggtctgcacaaaaacaagcgagtacaaaagtactcgccaTTCgcttgtatttgcaaagcggattttcccagacaccttggttttgtagcacgtgttaaggaaacatatttcggCGTGAACAAAAGCTCcaccaacttgcatgtatttgcaatgtcgatttcctcaggctccttggttttgaagtctgtgttggggaaggcgtaaatcgggccaatcaaaacttggcagttagggcgtttagataacgcttgaaattttacagttattcaattgtttatctcatgaaaaataacattttatgcattgtgatagatgagtAGAAACatatcctatcaattgatgcaaacatctttccaacctattgagaaatgttcgagtaataagcattcgaaatctttcattttttactGCATGTTTTGTATTTAGGTTTACATTTTATTCCTCATATTTTCCGATTAGACGTAGCCCCACGTCAAAAACGAGAGAGCGGAAAAGCATAAACGAAACTTCCTGGCTTCCGTTAGAATAATTTACCGTTTTACCGTCCATCCTAACTTCCCAATCGAGATTTATAAAGTCGTAGTCTTATTTCtaaatagaatacagtactCGTACGGTAAGTGCGCCGGGAAATCAACCCAATTTTGGAGCTAACTGAGCTGCAAATGCAAAACTGCAAATTGAATAAAACGTCTATTATTAATAGATAAAAGGGATACAGTCCAGTTAACGCACGTCCATTTAAACATAAGTCCAGTTAACGAATGAGTCTTGTACGCTTAAATTTTGAATTCAGGAAAATTAATTGTAATCGTCCGAAACCCGGCTTTCTCCACGAATTGATCGCTCTTCCCGCGTGAGATTCATATTATACACTTGGTTGATGATAacgtgctattggggatcaaaaaatgtcactaatTGACCTTCGACCTTCTACTTATTGGCCGTTGCTTCTCACCTCTACTTTGTCAGCATGTATTATACTCCGGGAGCTCCGGTACATCGCAAACAGTTtactgacatgtgctcactccttcgtGAGTCACGATTGATCTAGGAACTGTCGCGGAATCGCTTTAGGAGAACAGTACAACGGCAAACGTTCATCTTTGATGTATAACTTGcgtgacattcttccaaaaatggaagtaaaagtgacgaacctgttaaatgtgttgaaagtcactataatagggaaaaaaattgaagaaatggcgacattttttgtaaaaaagttgcgttttgtctcaaaaatcgagacaaaaacattcacgaaatttttatttttatcaaacggttttatttagcttgccctgtaatctgtttgtatgtttgtaagttTGCAACaagtttgtctgtagcgctgacccacatcaatagaaatttgacccccttcctgttgaccgattgatctgaaatttggaacacacctttatctttgtagtcattataaaactgcgtatttcattatcttgaaattcaagatggcggccgctacaaaatggcggatcacatattttctcaaaacctcgtcaatatgggttttccaaaaccccatcaatatgggtatcaaattgaataatgtactaaaagctagaaaataattaggcaagtagcagttagcagttatcgcACCTccccttcattagtctagggcattgataagactaaaataaaagcgtggggcacgttggatttccattattcatccacaattagcgacttcatcatatgtcccacgattttattttagtcttatcaatgccctagactaatgaaggggaggtgtgataactgctatctgctacttgcctaattattttcaagcttttagtacattattatgtttaatcacaattaaaccgtttaacttaaaaagttttttttacttattttattcaaaataacaaaaaaaaacaacgtacGATACCAAGAAATCTAGTGGAGAGTccgggaaaaactatttcataaaaatcggaTGAACCATTCCGGGGATCGAagtcccaccagtttgcaaaactttgCTTCTAGAAAAACGCtatttaaattttggatccacGTTCCTTAggcaaagacttaggtccactaattgaCTTGTAgctttggaacggagcatcggataAACCTGGGACAAAACATATAGTAGATATTTCAGAGTACTTTTTAGGCCAGAATTTTTGAAGTTTCTATGTTGTACTATCcccttaaggggggacccctgtctgtaaggtcgaaaaataatgaattttcgtggattttttcggatgttatgaataaagtgaagcgttcgagtgttttgtttattgttatttttacaattgcaattttattgtaattatatgtttgaagatgtattttccattttttaagtgtatgaataatgattattacgctgttgatgCGTAGATGTTATCTGAAAATTTGTACCTTGATGGTAGTATCAGTTtcgaagcaacggggtgtcgcagaacgttttccaataaatatttgaaactttaggacaatacctaaagcgttacaattttgacatattttcgaattttcaaaaacccctagtTTTTTTAAACTCGAAAAATTGTCTAAATGGCTGCCATTTATGATAAAAATGAgttgtttttcatgaaaaatctgagtttctaaactcatgaaaaatcgaaaaacggctttagataattcatttttacatgctgataaaaatttcagccaaatttgtcgagtagatcctgagatatcgataccaccagctg
The Toxorhynchites rutilus septentrionalis strain SRP chromosome 2, ASM2978413v1, whole genome shotgun sequence genome window above contains:
- the LOC129770333 gene encoding uncharacterized protein LOC129770333 isoform X3, which codes for MNSRQNRKNTMRKKQKLLPGASDIVVITLIARLALVLGQTTCNNGQGRVLYERLPNQQLQGFDDDVVRDSAPPFRVLEKCQDLCLRDRTASTNLGRACTSFDFQPGSRIASFSGSAEYEESTCYLTREQAAPEGIGNLMLVPNSVHFTEVCLTSSRPDRECPSRRYVFERHPRKKLKLPVSDIKEVTAANRSDCEDKCLNEFSFVCRSANYDSTLRSCSMSRFTRRTHPELLEDDPNSDYLENTCLNAERRCDGLVVYVKEENKRLGGPFEVEIFNNMTLEECQSLCLRAEKYFCRSIEFDDQTKQCILSEEDSVSQKDDLSISSSPTHHFYDLVCLDNQRGSDYPDNSVTSHLFASGRRPDTAFQRYRNSRLGGEFHSEITGRSLSECLDECLRQTSFQCRSAVYSDRFRTCRLSRYNQRDGMRIIYDADYDYYENLMPHLVGGDTDTTNGRPDPTDWRPPYGDRDSDRPPNDRMPGRFPPGDRFPPGDRFPPGDRFPPGPRPDYGGDPFPGSYPPTDRYPGPTERYPMGPVTDRYPPDFDSRYPPVYDNRFPGNRYGPTDRYPDREPDMFPGHPMRYPPPPPPDSRYPPDSRYPPTPDSRYPSDPRYPVDSRYPTDTRYPSDPRYPPDSRYPPDSRYPSDSRYPPADSRYPPVPTPDSRYPPPVRPDSRYPSGPPPDSRYPLAPTGTRYPPAQYMPHMYPDYQPGYPPPPRTPPNRGYTTDRYPPPLIPIENNRYPAPETRYPMEPIPAQGRYPTSPNVSPFHKYMNRRPEYDPYMPSYGPDHGYAPYYPPSGSGRIPPPMPVPAFPERDRGYRRPGMPDTPSYPFEVPYGPSSSGYDNTLGGGDGFGGFGPQRPYETRCDGSDSFKQMASKRKMRKQYIRRVINAPSLGICQQECVSARDFMCRSFNYRDSAPYETEGNCEMSDRDSRDLDIPTSQMFESDSSDYYERSVGRAGGQDECLDVGQICNEDGMEFTLRTPEGFVGRIYAYGFYDRCFFRGNGGTVNVLRISGPQGYPECGTQRYGDTMTNIIVVQFSDNVQTGRDKRFNLTCMFRGPGEAVVTSGYIGAGSGSPIPIEYLPAENSMSNKVRLMILYQGRPTTTIAVGDPLTFRLESQDGYSHATDIFATNVVARDPYSGRSVQLIDNYGCPVDNLVFPELGRSRDNDALEARFNAFKIPESNFLVFEATVRTCRGGCQPAYCPGPSGRSEPSFGRRKRSVSEESTEFDGTAEPLVGDSIENDDEVAIVNGTLMNDNRTDKNSTNAGDETSANDLDSNGNEMPEHVREMIEVFQSREEMQQDTVARKMVAPQEAVCLTNSEYYGLLSALILLMILLVSITFASGLAYRRYWKIFLKNRSLDRTSPVNSFTPSALHNVSGSQFHASGRGNSTSSRCDARTPGLSLFGTGLQKTFATGNLSRMCQIPVMNPMSRSNGSKNEFDDPSEPIYTDPSLFERSRSLRSIAVDQTDAHNV